In Castanea sativa cultivar Marrone di Chiusa Pesio chromosome 6, ASM4071231v1, a single window of DNA contains:
- the LOC142639867 gene encoding uncharacterized protein LOC142639867, which produces MNWTFFVKTHGLSLLFIEWAFFMKFWPSTLAKAETDRRIKGVSICKGAPTLSNLMFADDSILFCQATIGEVEVINDVLQTYANASGQCINMEKSSVYFSSNTRGSQRDEIVSLLGVKEVKRFESYLGLPTLGWKVSDLIDWDLHGRRRDILIAKFNRDEVEAVYRIPLSRRVVEDSMVWLHNKKGEYTVWSGYHLARQVLKTASRAEVSNRSGWQKAWSALWKLKIPEKIKIFDRRACHDILPTQVNLAKRKIISDTLCHCSFEALVDRLSTTEMELFLVQAWTPRNVVVHGGQMKNPRWLKNRAAELLEDYKKAQASLLISSAAPGSNCWKPPPQDVYKLNFDAAVFLDLNCSRVGAIIRNFAGEVMAGMAAKGEFVHNSDDAEALSCQKALEFAIESRFSNLVIEGDNSNVMRAISTTVPNNSFLGHIMDDIRHFISRRQSVGFSCVRRE; this is translated from the exons ATGAATTGGACCTTCTTTGTTAAAACCCATggtctttccttacttttcatTGAATGGGCTTTCTTTATGAAATTTTGGCCCTCAACATTGGCTAAAGCTGAGACGGATAGGCGCATCAAGGGTGTTTCTATATGTAAAGGAGCACCAACACTCTCCAATCTAATGTTTGCGGATGATTCCATTCTCTTTTGTCAAGCTACTATTGGTGAGGTTGAGGTAATTAATGATGTGCTTCAGACATATGCTAATGCTTCAGGTCAATGTATTAATATGGAGAAATCATCGGTATACTTTAGTAGTAATACCCGTGGCAGCCAAAGGGATGAGATTGTATCACTTTTGGGAGTGAAAGAGGTGAAGCGTTTTGAGTCTTATTTGGGTCTTCCCACGTTG GGCTGGAAAGTGTCAGATCTAATTGATTGGGATCTTCACGGGCGGAGGAGAGATATATTGATAGCCAAGTTTAACAGGGATGAAGTTGAAGCTGTCTATAGAATTCCCCTGAGTCGACGAGTTGTGGAGGACAGTATGGTGTGGCTGCATAATAAGAAAGGAGAGTATACAGTTTGGTCTGGGTATCATTTAGCAAGACAGGTGCTAAAGACTGCATCTCGGGCTGAAGTATCGAATAGAAGTGGTTGGCAGAAGGCGTGGAGTGCATTATGGAAGTTAAAGATAcctgaaaaaattaaaatctttgatCGGCGAGCTTGCCATGACATACTTCCAACCCAAGTGAATCTTGCAAAGCGCAAAATCATTTCAGATACTTTGTGCCACTGCT CTTTTGAAGCCTTGGTGGATAGATTATCAACAACTGAGATGGAACTATTCCTTGTTCAAGCATGGACTCCAAGAAATGTGGTGGTGCATGGAGGACAAATGAAGAACCCGAGGTGGTTGAAAAATCGTGCAGCGGAATTGCTAGAGGACTACAAGAAAGCTCAAGCAAGTTTGCTAATTTCAAGTGCAGCACCAGGCAGCAACTGTTGGAAGCCTCCTCCACAAGATGTTTATAAGCTGAATTTTGATGCAGCAGTATTCTTGGACTTGAATTGCTCTAGGGTAGGTGCGATCATTAGAAACTTTGCTGGTGAGGTGATGGCTGGGATGGCAGCAAAGGGAGAATTTGTGCACAATAGTGATGATGCAGAAGCTTTGTCATGCCAAAAAGCCTTGGAATTTGCTATAGAGTCTAGATTCTCAAATCTGGTAATTGAGGGTGATAACTCAAATGTGATGAGAGCAATATCGACTACTGTACCAAATAATTCTTTCTTAGGCCATATTATGGATGATATTAGACATTTTATTTCGAGGAGGCAATCTGTTGGTTTTAGTTGTGTAAGAAGGGAATGA